From a single Nicotiana tomentosiformis chromosome 2, ASM39032v3, whole genome shotgun sequence genomic region:
- the LOC138905472 gene encoding uncharacterized protein — MVEDRDRGEVIPEYITWFHDPSSLRDGPEGSNRRRNDQRAIERLKEELEHARMTISKQQAQLQAVVAQIRLNIEKDYQSTLRVMDKDLKDAKNEAARLEEELSSTIGLVRRAEANKNAEIHKLQEDLSIVEEDAHQQQLEFDQQREQFERERAYWIHSKGQFHAQLEEIKRHKRGHQHADFEAERRQWMIERAVLNRRIEEYEGRETQMGNALNTTQIWLQNCHVNMGQAREQVLQLAEKATYIHNDHRHLNNEKVGQQACTLIPQLPAVFQNLYEILGGEWRPRDTDL; from the coding sequence atggtagaagaccgagatcgtggagaggtgatccctgaatatattacctggtttcatGACCCTTCGTCGCTTAGAGATGGGCCTGAAGGGTCCAATaggaggagaaatgatcaaagagctatagaaaggttaaaagaggaattggagcatgCCCGGATGACCATATCCAAACAACAAGCCCAACTACAAGCCGTAGTCGCTCAGATtcgtttaaatattgagaaagattatcaatctACCTTACGGgtcatggataaagatctaaaggatgctaaaaatgaggcggcccgcttagaagaagaacTGTCAAGCACTATTGGTTTAGTTAGAAGAGCTGAGGCAAATAAAAATGCTGAAATACATAAGCTacaagaagacttgagtatcgttgaagaggatgcgcaccaacaacaattggagtttgatcagcagagagagcagtttgaaagagaaagggcCTATTGGATACACTCAAAGGGTCAGTTTCatgcacaattggaagaaataaaaaggcataagagaggtcatcaacatgcagattttgaggcagagcggcgtcagtggatgattgagagagctgtGCTAAACCGCCGTATTGAAGAATACGAGGGACGCGAGACACAAATGGGGaacgccctcaacactacccagatatggttgcagaattgtcacgtgaatatggggcaagccagagagcaagtacttcaattggcagAGAAAGCAACATATATTCACAACgatcatcgtcatctaaacaatgagaaagttggtcaacaAGCATGTACCCTTATTCCACAATTGCCGGCagtgtttcagaat